A section of the Methanocellales archaeon genome encodes:
- a CDS encoding DUF367 family protein: MLTMMTDVRLHAYHAGQCASKRCTSLKLARLGLVELHRKVEKLPSDSILLDPLASNAISPADESGLKKGIVVMDCSWKEVENVFPRLRRKRMLHRALPYLLAANPVNYGRPFQLSSVEALAAALYILNRKTQAIQILSKFGWGLNFLELNREPLEEYSKAKDSAEVIEIQKGYM; this comes from the coding sequence ATGTTGACGATGATGACGGATGTCCGTTTGCATGCGTATCATGCAGGACAATGTGCATCGAAGAGGTGCACCTCTTTGAAGCTGGCAAGGCTGGGCTTAGTGGAGCTACATAGAAAAGTGGAAAAACTGCCTTCTGACTCAATATTACTCGACCCTTTAGCAAGTAATGCGATATCCCCGGCTGATGAGAGCGGATTAAAAAAGGGCATAGTGGTGATGGACTGCTCCTGGAAAGAAGTGGAGAATGTCTTCCCACGACTTCGGAGAAAGCGGATGCTTCACAGAGCTTTGCCATATCTATTAGCTGCGAACCCCGTAAACTATGGCAGACCTTTTCAGCTGAGCAGCGTTGAGGCATTGGCTGCAGCCCTGTACATACTCAACCGAAAAACGCAAGCCATACAGATTCTCAGCAAGTTTGGCTGGGGGCTAAATTTTTTGGAGCTGAATCGAGAGCCGCTGGAAGAATATTCAAAGGCAAAGGATAGCGCAGAAGTGATTGAGATTCAGAAGGGGTATATGTGA
- a CDS encoding ribonuclease P: MKKKYWIQDISKQRIERLFEFAGQEFDEHPDRSNRYVQLARQIGMRHNVRIPRGLKRRMCKYCHSYLVPGSNARVRLRGTHVAVTCLVCEKQMRYPYSSRIEER; the protein is encoded by the coding sequence ATGAAAAAAAAATATTGGATCCAAGACATATCAAAACAACGAATTGAGAGACTATTTGAATTCGCTGGTCAGGAGTTTGATGAACATCCCGATCGAAGCAACAGGTATGTTCAGTTGGCCAGACAAATCGGCATGAGGCATAATGTCAGGATTCCTAGGGGGTTAAAAAGGCGAATGTGTAAATATTGCCATTCTTATTTGGTGCCTGGAAGCAACGCAAGAGTGAGGTTGCGAGGAACACATGTGGCAGTAACCTGTCTCGTGTGCGAGAAGCAAATGCGGTATCCCTATTCTTCAAGAATTGAAGAAAGATAG
- a CDS encoding 30S ribosomal protein S19e yields the protein MTTIYDVPASALINKAAQQLKDEEHMVPPDWSAYAKTGVHKEMPPSSEDWWYVRCASILRRIYIDGPVGVSRLRSFYGGSGNRGSKPERFSKGSGSIIREALQQLEKSGYVKKIKGGRIISPQGQSFLDNIANEVKKELVKEVSGLEKY from the coding sequence ATGACGACAATTTACGATGTACCTGCGTCTGCGCTTATAAACAAAGCAGCGCAGCAACTAAAAGATGAGGAACATATGGTCCCACCTGATTGGTCAGCATATGCCAAAACAGGCGTGCATAAGGAGATGCCACCCTCAAGCGAAGATTGGTGGTACGTGAGGTGCGCTTCAATCCTTCGGCGTATCTATATCGATGGGCCAGTTGGGGTTTCAAGGCTCAGATCATTCTATGGCGGTAGTGGGAACCGGGGGTCGAAACCAGAGCGATTTTCAAAAGGGAGCGGCTCAATCATCCGAGAAGCCCTCCAGCAATTGGAAAAATCGGGGTATGTTAAAAAGATTAAAGGCGGTAGGATAATCTCCCCACAGGGACAATCATTCCTAGACAACATCGCGAATGAAGTTAAGAAAGAACTCGTAAAAGAAGTTTCAGGTCTCGAAAAGTATTGA
- a CDS encoding DNA-binding protein, which produces MNDELDEIRRRKLEELKQEQMRVAQEEAAKEELQAKKQSILRAILTTEARERLNSIRTTRPSFADQVELQLIALVQSGQIRQQINDNQLKRILLLLQPKKKDVTIRRI; this is translated from the coding sequence ATGAACGATGAATTAGATGAAATCAGGAGGAGAAAACTAGAAGAACTTAAGCAAGAGCAAATGCGAGTAGCCCAGGAAGAGGCGGCAAAAGAGGAATTGCAAGCTAAAAAGCAATCCATCCTGCGTGCTATATTGACCACCGAGGCACGCGAGCGTCTGAATAGCATAAGAACGACGAGACCCTCATTTGCCGACCAGGTCGAACTTCAATTGATAGCACTCGTTCAGAGTGGTCAGATTCGCCAGCAAATTAATGACAATCAGTTAAAACGAATACTTCTCCTGCTTCAACCCAAGAAGAAGGATGTAACAATCAGACGAATATGA
- a CDS encoding alpha hydrolase → MKVSVLFSGGKDSSLAAIMLGQFFEVELVTCNFGILPTCRPVRSIASELGFPHRFVQLEPEILQDAVRLVVNDGFPNNGIKLIHCHALEHVATDVQAIADGTRRDDRVPVLSLSEVLSLESRLNVHYIRPLEGYGRKTINVLVDRYFEIEEKESALMKGAEYEFELREEIKRLYGDDEVRRIFPRHHTHSRVIKVRTEFFELPGFKRAKVRN, encoded by the coding sequence ATGAAAGTTTCAGTTTTGTTCAGCGGTGGAAAAGACAGCTCGCTTGCAGCAATTATGCTGGGACAATTCTTTGAAGTTGAGTTGGTCACATGTAACTTTGGCATCCTTCCTACGTGTCGTCCTGTGCGCTCGATTGCAAGCGAACTAGGTTTTCCACACAGATTCGTGCAGTTGGAGCCAGAAATACTCCAAGATGCCGTGCGTTTGGTGGTCAACGATGGCTTTCCAAATAATGGCATCAAGTTGATACATTGTCATGCATTGGAGCACGTGGCGACTGATGTGCAGGCAATCGCAGATGGAACCCGGCGTGATGATAGGGTGCCGGTGCTAAGCTTATCTGAGGTATTGAGCTTGGAAAGCAGGCTTAATGTACATTATATCCGTCCTTTGGAAGGCTATGGTAGAAAAACTATTAATGTGCTGGTGGACAGATACTTTGAGATTGAGGAAAAGGAAAGCGCTTTAATGAAAGGTGCTGAATATGAATTCGAGCTTAGGGAAGAGATCAAAAGGCTATATGGAGATGATGAGGTGCGAAGGATATTCCCACGACATCATACTCATTCCAGGGTGATCAAAGTGCGAACAGAATTTTTTGAACTCCCGGGATTCAAAAGGGCTAAGGTGAGAAATTGA
- a CDS encoding 50S ribosomal protein L39e has translation MSKKTKGRKIRLSKATNQNRRVPVWVIMKTNRAVMTHPKRRHWRRSDLNI, from the coding sequence TTGAGCAAGAAGACAAAAGGCAGAAAGATCCGGTTGTCAAAGGCGACTAATCAGAATAGACGGGTGCCTGTATGGGTGATAATGAAAACAAATAGGGCGGTGATGACGCATCCGAAAAGGCGGCATTGGAGGAGAAGTGATCTGAATATCTAG
- a CDS encoding 50S ribosomal protein L31e, producing the protein MVEGEKIYTIPLRAVRGAPRWQRCNRAIKEIRDYLAKHMKADQEKIHLDASINGIVWEHGSKKAPSKIRIKAMKFEDGVVEAEVA; encoded by the coding sequence ATGGTTGAGGGAGAAAAGATATACACGATTCCATTGAGGGCTGTAAGAGGTGCGCCAAGATGGCAGAGGTGCAATAGGGCAATCAAAGAGATCAGAGATTATCTGGCAAAGCATATGAAAGCTGACCAGGAAAAAATACACTTAGATGCGTCGATAAATGGGATTGTATGGGAACATGGAAGCAAAAAGGCACCATCGAAAATTCGGATTAAAGCAATGAAGTTCGAAGACGGAGTTGTTGAAGCAGAAGTTGCATAG
- a CDS encoding translation initiation factor IF-6, protein MIRRLSFDGNPFIGVFAASTENVAILPPDIPNKTFQKVSDALGVEAVRAFIGESSVLGALIAGNSHGFVTSPYALKEEIEVIEKYAPVARLPGKMTSAGNLILANDSAAVVHPFMDKRAIDVIKNTLQVDVHKGTIAHLKTVGMAAVATNKGVLVHPKASASELEFLEDVFGLPVDIGTVNRGSGLIGSALLANSKGCVVGSQTTGPELGRIEDTLSFG, encoded by the coding sequence ATGATAAGGCGATTGAGCTTCGATGGAAATCCGTTTATTGGGGTGTTCGCTGCAAGCACAGAGAATGTGGCGATATTACCGCCAGACATCCCAAACAAGACCTTTCAAAAGGTATCTGATGCATTGGGCGTTGAGGCTGTGAGAGCCTTTATCGGGGAGAGCTCCGTACTGGGCGCTCTAATAGCTGGAAACTCGCATGGTTTTGTGACGTCTCCTTATGCGCTCAAAGAGGAAATTGAGGTGATAGAGAAATATGCTCCTGTCGCCAGATTGCCAGGTAAAATGACTTCGGCCGGCAACCTGATCTTGGCAAATGATAGTGCAGCGGTGGTGCATCCGTTCATGGACAAGAGAGCCATAGATGTAATAAAAAATACATTACAAGTGGATGTGCACAAGGGAACCATCGCTCATTTAAAAACCGTTGGAATGGCAGCGGTCGCAACAAACAAAGGAGTCCTGGTCCATCCGAAAGCATCTGCATCGGAATTAGAGTTTCTGGAAGATGTTTTTGGTTTGCCGGTGGACATAGGCACCGTAAACCGTGGCTCTGGATTGATAGGCTCCGCTTTATTGGCAAACTCGAAGGGATGCGTCGTAGGGTCACAGACCACGGGGCCAGAGCTCGGTAGGATAGAAGATACGCTTAGTTTTGGGTGA
- the rpl18a gene encoding 50S ribosomal protein L18Ae encodes MKTFLIEGEFRAGTEWEKFRKQVQGQNERMAVEKLYSLVGSKHGLKRNFIKIHSVKEE; translated from the coding sequence ATGAAGACGTTTCTCATAGAAGGAGAGTTCAGGGCCGGGACTGAGTGGGAAAAGTTTAGGAAGCAGGTACAAGGCCAAAATGAAAGAATGGCTGTTGAAAAGCTCTATTCCTTGGTCGGTAGCAAGCATGGTTTGAAAAGAAATTTCATAAAAATTCATTCAGTCAAAGAGGAATGA
- the pfdA gene encoding prefoldin subunit alpha, whose amino-acid sequence MVEKKMSEEELRNILLQLQQYQATSEALQQQIALIDTSIRGCESAMQVLDGLEGVKDSREMLVPIGAGSYIYASITSDQILMELGAGISAEKSVEEARQSISERKDRLSKMIERFNKDLGEIHKEMQNLQLKASQYG is encoded by the coding sequence ATGGTTGAGAAAAAGATGAGTGAAGAAGAACTTCGAAATATCCTCCTACAGCTACAACAATATCAAGCCACTTCAGAGGCACTTCAGCAGCAGATCGCCTTGATAGACACCTCAATACGTGGATGTGAGAGTGCCATGCAGGTCCTTGATGGGCTGGAGGGTGTAAAGGACAGCAGGGAAATGCTAGTGCCCATCGGTGCCGGGTCCTACATATATGCATCCATCACCTCAGATCAGATTTTGATGGAACTTGGTGCTGGTATAAGCGCAGAAAAAAGCGTTGAGGAAGCGAGACAAAGCATATCGGAAAGAAAGGATAGGTTAAGCAAGATGATCGAGCGTTTTAATAAAGACTTGGGTGAGATACATAAGGAAATGCAGAATTTGCAGCTGAAAGCCTCTCAATATGGGTAA
- the ftsY gene encoding signal recognition particle-docking protein FtsY, producing the protein MFDGVKKRIHAFQKEATTFLKGELDEKALDKMLSDFELSLIESDVALPVAEAIVQSVKANLFDTKRKQADDVLESAIRDTLKKVLYSRDFDFDEYVKNTTKPIKILFVGINGVGKTTTLAKVARRLQKNGHSVVIAAGDTHRAGASEQISIHAQRLGVKLIEHQVGADPSAVIYDGVQYAEARHKDVLLADTAGRLHTKVGLMDQLKKICRVIVPDLVIFVDEAIAGNDAVVRAQMFKEVVGINGSILTKADVDVKGGAAISIAYATGSPILFLGTGQEYEDLVKFQPEWLFDRLFEE; encoded by the coding sequence ATGTTCGATGGTGTGAAAAAAAGAATCCATGCCTTTCAAAAAGAGGCAACGACCTTTCTTAAAGGTGAATTAGACGAAAAAGCCCTGGATAAAATGCTATCGGATTTTGAGTTAAGCCTTATTGAAAGCGATGTTGCATTGCCAGTGGCAGAGGCTATAGTGCAGTCTGTAAAAGCAAATCTATTCGACACCAAAAGAAAACAAGCTGATGACGTGCTAGAGAGTGCAATACGCGATACATTAAAAAAAGTGCTCTATTCAAGAGATTTTGATTTTGATGAGTATGTCAAGAATACGACAAAGCCGATCAAAATCCTTTTTGTCGGGATCAATGGGGTGGGTAAAACAACTACCCTAGCGAAAGTTGCTAGGCGTCTGCAAAAAAATGGGCACTCCGTCGTCATCGCAGCTGGAGATACACATAGGGCGGGTGCATCTGAGCAAATAAGCATCCATGCACAGCGGTTAGGCGTTAAGCTAATCGAACACCAGGTTGGTGCCGATCCCTCTGCAGTGATATACGATGGAGTTCAGTATGCCGAGGCGAGACACAAAGACGTTTTGCTGGCTGATACTGCAGGCAGACTGCACACAAAGGTGGGCTTAATGGACCAGCTAAAGAAGATATGCAGGGTGATCGTTCCAGACCTCGTCATCTTCGTCGACGAGGCTATTGCGGGAAACGATGCTGTGGTTCGAGCCCAGATGTTCAAAGAGGTGGTCGGCATCAATGGTTCCATTCTTACCAAGGCGGATGTAGATGTAAAAGGTGGTGCTGCAATCTCTATAGCCTATGCCACTGGGTCCCCAATACTTTTTTTGGGAACCGGACAAGAATACGAAGACCTGGTGAAGTTCCAGCCAGAATGGTTGTTTGACCGATTATTTGAGGAGTAA
- a CDS encoding signal recognition particle protein Srp54 has translation MLDNLSLSLQNVVKKIAGARRIDPRTIDEMVKDIQRALLQADVKVQLVMGLSTRIRERALKEKPPVGANPREHVIRILYQELVDILGKGADIPLGKQTILMVGLYGGGKTTTVAKLARYFQKKGLKPAVICADSYRPGAYDQLKQLCEQISVLFYGERDSEPITIVRNGLKEIKGDVMIIDTAGRHALESDLIKEMKQIHALVKPDQSLLVLDGAMGQIAGKYAKDFDDAIGITGVILTKLDGTSKGGGALSAISETNSSIAFIGTGETLDDFERFDPDRFISRLLGMGDIKSLIERAEETSAAEDLDVESMLRGRFTLKDMYKQLEAVSKLGPLKQVMQMMPIGLGVDVSDETYQVTKDRLSRYKVIMDSMTDEEMQDPRIIGSSRIKRITLGSGTSLADVRELLKYHKMMQNAMKGFRGGKFPMRKLMKRFNM, from the coding sequence ATGCTCGATAACCTGAGTCTCTCGCTACAGAATGTGGTCAAGAAGATCGCTGGAGCCAGAAGAATAGACCCTCGCACGATAGATGAAATGGTCAAGGATATCCAGAGAGCCTTATTGCAAGCGGATGTGAAAGTCCAGCTGGTAATGGGTTTATCGACGAGAATAAGGGAAAGAGCGCTCAAGGAGAAGCCACCAGTAGGGGCAAATCCAAGGGAGCATGTCATAAGAATCCTGTATCAGGAGTTAGTGGATATATTGGGCAAGGGTGCAGATATTCCTCTGGGCAAACAAACGATCCTAATGGTGGGCTTGTATGGCGGGGGAAAAACGACTACTGTAGCAAAGCTTGCAAGATACTTCCAAAAAAAAGGTCTAAAGCCTGCCGTAATTTGTGCCGACTCCTACCGGCCAGGAGCCTATGATCAGCTAAAACAATTGTGCGAGCAGATTAGCGTCCTCTTTTATGGCGAGAGGGATAGTGAGCCTATCACAATCGTAAGAAATGGGCTAAAAGAGATCAAAGGGGATGTGATGATCATCGACACTGCAGGACGCCATGCGCTAGAGTCAGATTTGATAAAGGAGATGAAACAAATTCATGCACTTGTAAAGCCGGACCAAAGTTTGCTCGTGCTGGACGGGGCTATGGGTCAAATTGCCGGCAAATATGCGAAGGATTTTGATGATGCCATTGGAATTACCGGCGTAATACTAACCAAGTTGGATGGCACCTCCAAAGGCGGTGGGGCTCTGTCAGCCATCTCAGAAACAAATTCATCCATAGCATTTATAGGGACCGGTGAGACGTTGGATGATTTCGAAAGGTTTGATCCAGATCGATTCATATCGAGGTTGCTTGGCATGGGGGATATCAAGAGCCTGATCGAGCGGGCGGAAGAAACTTCGGCTGCAGAGGACTTAGACGTGGAATCGATGCTTCGCGGAAGGTTCACCTTAAAGGACATGTATAAACAACTTGAAGCGGTAAGTAAATTAGGCCCCCTTAAGCAAGTGATGCAGATGATGCCCATCGGCTTAGGGGTGGACGTATCTGATGAAACCTATCAAGTTACGAAGGACAGACTAAGTCGCTATAAGGTGATAATGGACTCTATGACTGATGAAGAGATGCAAGATCCGAGAATCATTGGCAGCTCGAGAATAAAGCGAATCACCTTGGGATCTGGTACCTCTCTGGCAGATGTTCGTGAGTTATTGAAATATCATAAAATGATGCAAAATGCGATGAAGGGTTTTCGTGGGGGTAAATTCCCGATGAGAAAATTGATGAAGAGATTTAATATGTGA
- a CDS encoding methytransferase partner Trm112 has product MKRDLMDILACPMCKCDLELEVVEGDGEIITGTLYCAKCDEFYPIEEGIPNLLPPDLRR; this is encoded by the coding sequence ATGAAAAGGGATTTGATGGACATCCTGGCTTGTCCTATGTGTAAGTGTGATCTGGAATTGGAGGTCGTCGAAGGCGATGGGGAAATAATCACTGGAACACTTTACTGCGCAAAATGTGATGAGTTTTATCCGATTGAGGAAGGAATTCCAAATCTACTGCCACCGGACCTTAGGCGATGA
- the pyrG gene encoding CTP synthase (glutamine hydrolyzing) has product MKYIVITGGVMSGLGKGITAASVGQILKNKGYEVTAIKIDPYINIDAGTMNPFQHGEVYILKDGAEVDLDLGHYERFLDTELTGEHNLTTGKVYRSVIEKERRGDYLGGTVQIIPHITNDIKERIRHVAAKSKADICLIEIGGTVGDIESMPFLEAVRQMHGEEAEEDLVFIHVTLVPLSLLGEQKTKPTQHSVKAFRELGLSPDIIVGRCKTPLSQETKSKISLFCDVPVQAVINAHDAEDIYFVPLLLEEEGLGEFLMNKLHLTPRGDRTEWRQMVEKMSSLKRRVSVAIVGKYTHLEDAYLSIKEALKHAGIDLGCAIDITWIEAENLEAEGTKCLDGLGGILVPGGFGVRGTEGKICAIKYARENDVPFLGLCFGMQLAVIEFARNVVGLEGAGSSELAETKHPVIDLLPEQCGIEDMGGTMRLGNYEASLKKGSLAHRIYGATEIIERHRHRYEVNPRYIDQIGAHGMIFSGRNDHRMEIAEIPSHTFFFASQFHPEFTSRPGRASPPFKAFVKAILESSR; this is encoded by the coding sequence ATGAAATACATCGTGATTACGGGCGGAGTTATGAGTGGCTTAGGAAAGGGAATTACGGCCGCATCAGTGGGTCAAATTCTGAAAAACAAAGGATATGAAGTTACTGCAATCAAGATCGATCCCTACATAAACATCGATGCAGGTACGATGAATCCCTTCCAACATGGGGAGGTCTATATACTCAAAGACGGTGCTGAGGTTGACTTGGACCTGGGACATTACGAGCGTTTTCTTGATACTGAACTTACCGGCGAGCATAATCTGACAACAGGCAAGGTATATCGTTCTGTGATCGAAAAAGAGCGCAGAGGAGACTATCTCGGGGGCACCGTTCAAATAATCCCCCATATAACCAATGATATCAAGGAACGAATAAGGCATGTTGCAGCCAAAAGCAAGGCAGATATTTGCTTGATCGAGATAGGTGGTACGGTTGGTGACATCGAGAGCATGCCGTTCCTGGAAGCCGTCCGCCAAATGCATGGTGAGGAGGCTGAAGAGGACTTGGTTTTCATCCATGTTACCTTGGTACCTCTTAGCCTGCTGGGGGAACAAAAAACTAAACCAACACAGCATTCAGTTAAGGCGTTCCGAGAATTGGGACTCAGCCCTGACATAATCGTTGGGCGATGTAAGACGCCTTTATCACAGGAAACAAAATCGAAAATTTCGCTGTTCTGTGACGTGCCTGTTCAAGCAGTAATAAATGCACATGATGCCGAGGATATTTACTTTGTACCTCTCTTATTGGAGGAGGAGGGTCTAGGTGAATTTCTCATGAACAAACTTCATCTTACTCCCCGAGGGGATAGGACGGAATGGCGCCAGATGGTTGAAAAAATGTCCTCTTTAAAAAGAAGAGTTAGTGTTGCAATAGTCGGTAAATACACCCATCTCGAAGATGCATACCTGAGCATCAAAGAGGCATTGAAACATGCTGGCATCGATCTGGGCTGTGCTATAGATATCACATGGATCGAGGCAGAAAATCTTGAGGCAGAAGGAACGAAATGCCTAGATGGTTTGGGCGGCATACTGGTTCCCGGGGGATTTGGCGTCAGGGGAACGGAAGGCAAGATTTGTGCCATTAAATATGCCAGAGAGAACGATGTACCCTTTTTGGGACTTTGTTTTGGCATGCAGCTAGCAGTCATCGAATTTGCCAGAAATGTAGTTGGTTTAGAGGGTGCAGGCAGCTCTGAATTGGCGGAGACTAAACATCCGGTTATCGATCTTCTGCCGGAGCAATGTGGCATCGAAGACATGGGCGGAACGATGCGTTTGGGTAATTACGAAGCGAGCTTAAAAAAAGGATCCCTCGCACATAGGATCTACGGGGCTACGGAGATCATTGAACGCCACAGGCATAGATATGAGGTGAATCCAAGATATATAGATCAAATAGGGGCGCATGGCATGATCTTTTCCGGCAGGAACGACCACAGGATGGAGATCGCAGAGATCCCCTCTCATACTTTCTTCTTCGCCTCACAATTCCACCCGGAATTCACATCGCGTCCTGGGCGGGCTTCACCGCCGTTCAAGGCGTTTGTAAAAGCGATTTTAGAATCATCTCGGTGA
- a CDS encoding acetylornithine transaminase has translation MARKALFIMPEVITYQNVVCMNKDVMAKEAIYLIQTYKRQPLVIAKGKGAIVWDISGKEYIDCIAGIAVNNVGHCHPKVVSAIKKQAERLIHTSNLYYTEVQVELAEKIASLTRLDKVFFCNSGTEAVEAALKLARKASEKTDFIAADGSFHGRSMGALSVTSKERYRKSFEPLIPGVKFVPYDDAEAIKNSITPKTAAIILEPIQGEGGVNVPSDGYLRAVREICDDADILLIFDEVQTGFGRTGRWFASMHWGVQPDIMVLAKAMAGGFPMGAMVAKESVAKKFQSGDHASTFGGDPLACAASLGAIEALEDGLVDRSEKLGKYFLEKLGELRHDYIKEIRGKGLMIGMELAMDGSSIVDKARDRGVLLNCISETVLRFAPPLVITKEQIDRVVEVLG, from the coding sequence ATGGCAAGAAAAGCACTTTTTATAATGCCCGAAGTAATTACTTATCAAAACGTGGTATGCATGAACAAAGATGTGATGGCTAAAGAGGCTATATATTTGATCCAAACATACAAGCGCCAGCCCCTTGTTATCGCGAAGGGTAAAGGTGCAATTGTATGGGATATAAGTGGTAAGGAGTACATCGACTGCATAGCTGGCATAGCGGTTAACAATGTCGGACACTGTCACCCAAAGGTCGTTTCTGCGATTAAGAAGCAAGCAGAGCGATTGATTCACACATCCAATTTGTATTATACGGAGGTACAAGTTGAGCTTGCAGAAAAAATAGCATCTCTGACACGCTTGGACAAGGTTTTCTTCTGTAACTCAGGTACAGAAGCGGTTGAAGCTGCTCTAAAGCTCGCAAGAAAAGCATCTGAAAAAACAGACTTCATAGCAGCTGACGGCTCTTTTCATGGCAGAAGCATGGGTGCACTGAGCGTTACATCGAAGGAAAGGTACAGAAAATCGTTCGAGCCCCTGATTCCTGGGGTCAAGTTTGTACCGTATGATGATGCAGAGGCGATTAAAAATTCGATCACTCCAAAAACAGCTGCGATCATCCTGGAGCCCATTCAGGGCGAGGGAGGAGTAAATGTACCTTCAGACGGATATCTAAGGGCTGTGAGAGAGATCTGTGATGATGCTGATATATTGCTCATTTTCGATGAGGTGCAGACTGGCTTCGGCAGGACCGGGAGATGGTTTGCATCCATGCACTGGGGCGTCCAGCCGGATATTATGGTCCTTGCAAAGGCAATGGCTGGGGGCTTTCCCATGGGTGCAATGGTTGCGAAAGAGAGTGTGGCAAAAAAGTTCCAAAGCGGAGATCACGCCTCTACGTTTGGAGGGGATCCACTGGCATGTGCAGCCTCGCTCGGGGCGATAGAGGCACTTGAAGATGGTTTGGTAGATAGGTCAGAAAAACTGGGAAAATACTTCCTTGAAAAATTAGGCGAGCTGAGGCACGACTACATCAAGGAGATTCGTGGTAAGGGATTGATGATCGGGATGGAGTTGGCGATGGACGGGAGTTCCATAGTCGATAAGGCGAGGGACAGAGGGGTATTGCTAAATTGTATCTCAGAGACGGTGCTCAGATTTGCGCCACCGTTGGTTATCACAAAAGAGCAGATCGACAGGGTGGTGGAAGTTCTTGGCTAG
- the hisC gene encoding histidinol-phosphate transaminase: MARIRNAILKISEYVPGKTIEDVAKEYGFIPEEVIKLGSNENPLGPSPKAVQAVKDHASTISVYPPSGAKELRHALAQYVGYPVNQIVVGNGMDGVLDIFTRLFMEKNDEVIIPIPTFSYYELFTLACGAVPVFLPRNSTFDVDVQKLLGAVSKRTKIIFLCSPNNPTGNPVKESDLRQILDATEIMIILDEAYVEFADFSMVELIREYENLIVTRSMSKAFGLAGLRIGYAVAPPEISREYMKVAPVFSVNRLGMSAGVAALGDDEHLTRTIKTIRSGRAFLQNNMPFKVYPSQANFVLVDVSPFSSEEICESLLRKGIIVRDCSSFRGAGDSLIRVSVGTKEQNKRVIEAFKGVRT, translated from the coding sequence TTGGCTAGGATAAGGAATGCAATTCTTAAGATAAGCGAATATGTGCCGGGAAAGACGATAGAGGATGTAGCCAAAGAATATGGTTTTATCCCCGAAGAGGTCATAAAGCTGGGTTCAAACGAGAATCCCTTGGGACCTAGTCCTAAGGCAGTTCAAGCGGTGAAAGATCATGCAAGCACCATCAGTGTTTACCCTCCATCGGGTGCCAAGGAGTTGAGGCATGCGCTGGCACAATATGTCGGTTACCCGGTGAATCAGATAGTGGTCGGCAACGGCATGGATGGCGTGCTCGATATATTTACTCGCTTATTTATGGAGAAAAATGATGAAGTGATCATACCGATTCCCACCTTTTCCTATTATGAGCTTTTTACATTAGCTTGTGGGGCTGTCCCCGTCTTCTTGCCCAGAAATTCAACTTTTGATGTTGACGTTCAAAAATTGCTGGGTGCTGTGAGCAAAAGGACCAAAATCATTTTCCTATGCTCGCCGAACAATCCGACAGGAAATCCGGTGAAGGAGAGTGACCTTAGGCAAATACTCGACGCCACAGAAATAATGATAATCTTGGACGAGGCCTATGTGGAATTTGCGGATTTTTCCATGGTGGAACTTATCAGGGAATATGAAAACCTCATCGTCACGCGCTCGATGTCCAAAGCATTTGGGTTAGCGGGGTTGAGGATAGGTTATGCTGTGGCGCCTCCTGAGATTTCTAGAGAATATATGAAGGTTGCTCCGGTCTTTAGCGTTAACAGGCTTGGGATGTCTGCAGGAGTAGCAGCGTTAGGGGATGACGAACATCTCACCCGGACGATCAAAACCATAAGGAGTGGCAGGGCATTTCTCCAGAATAACATGCCTTTCAAAGTATATCCCTCTCAAGCAAACTTTGTTTTGGTGGATGTGTCCCCGTTTTCCTCAGAAGAAATATGTGAATCGCTCTTGAGAAAAGGAATAATTGTTCGGGACTGCAGCTCTTTCAGAGGTGCCGGAGACTCATTGATCCGGGTAAGCGTTGGTACCAAGGAACAGAATAAGCGTGTTATCGAAGCTTTTAAGGGTGTAAGGACTTGA